Below is a window of Candidatus Methylarchaceae archaeon HK02M2 DNA.
TTGAAATGAAGGATTTCGACCTCAAAAACTTTCTATACAAAGAAGAAGGATTGAAGTCATCCTTAGAGATAACAGAAGAATGGATAAAAAACATGCAAAGGTATTGCCCCAAGAAAGATTACGTTATGATAGGACCTTTTAAAGAAAAACACTTAGAAAAAGCTATTTCGATTACTTTCTTGGTAAATCCAGATCAACTGTCTGCCCTAATCCATGGCACTTTATATTTTTCTCCAGAAATGATTCCAGACTTGATAAAAACCACAGTCAGTGCCGGCTGTGGTTTGCTTGTTTCCTTTACAACTTATGATAAGCCACAAGCCTTGATAGGTGCGGTAGATATGGCAATGCGTCACTATATTCCTCCCTGCTTACTTGCCTTTACCGTGAACAAGCCGATGTTAGAAAGACTTCTTCGCTTAGACGAAAAAAGTTTTCTTTTCAAACCCTTTTGGAAAAGATTGGTTAAAGCAAGAGAAAAAACTCAATCGTAGTAGTTATTACTAAATAAGTAATAATTATTGATAGTTCCTAGTTGCTTTAGTCTAAGTCAAGAGTCATTGACTTGCTAGTCAAGGTTGAAAGAATTATTTTGGTATATTAATAATATAATGGAGTGATGAAAAATGGGTTCAAACGATCTTTTTGATGGAGTTTCCCATCCTTTACGAATAGATATACTCAAGGCTCTGGCTAAGAAGCCTATGCGTTTCGCTGATTTAAAAAGAACATTCAACATCGACAGCAGTGGCCAATTAGATTTTCACCTAAAGAAACTGGACACCTTGATCACTACGAATGGAGAAGGCCGCTATGCTCTAACCGAGAAAGGATTCGCTGCACTTCAAGCTGTAGATACCGTCTCAAAGTATGGTTGGCAGAAAAGATCTTTCTTCATTAACCTTGCAGCTTGCATATCATTAAACGCATATCCCCTATACACATACTTCTTCGTAGAGCAGAATGCGACACTTCTATCTGCTTATCTCCTATTAGTGCTACCTGGAACTATCGCTTGGATGGCGTTTTATAGCTACTGGACCTTTGTGAAAAGAAGGGTTCGACTTAGAAGAATTCCTAATACTATTCAAGAATAATGGATTTTATTTGCTTATTAACAACTAGGGCGTTAAAAATGTCAGTTCAGTCTGAACTGCAGCTGAGACGGTACGCCATAGCTTGCATACGATCTCTCGATCTAGATCCTCAGAAAGCCATCATCCACCATCTCGACATAACGGAAGGAAAAAATATGAAAAGTGAAGTTGATATAAGCACGCCCATACTTGATAAGGTAGGTAATGAATTAGCCGGGAACATTTTTTGTATAATCCACAGATCATTCAATCCGAAACCTTCCGAAAAATGTTGAGAGTGCGACTGGGTAAGGATCTACTCTAGAAAAAATGGAAAATAGCCCCCGTCTTATCGGCGAACATGGTGGGCCGGAGGAGATTTGAACTCCCGACCTTTCAGTATCTGAGATATATTATCAGCTGAACGCTCTAACCATACTGAGCTACCGGCCCATCACATACGCTAAAGCTGGTATACACTTTTATGCTTTACGTGAAAATAAGAAATCGTTAATAATCATAATTTAAGGAAAAATATTGATGGGCCGGTAGTTCAGAGGTAGAATACCCGACTTGCACTCGGGAGGTCACGGGTTCGAATCCCGTCCGGTCCATAGAAACCCTTTGAATGCTTATAAATTATTCACAATAGTTTATTGTTTTTAGTAGATACGATCTCCACGAATATATCTATACATGTCTTTGTATAAATTTACTTTAGATTTGATTCGATTCTTTCCAACCACGATCATCCAATGTGTTACTTATGTTACCTGTTTTAATTCAAATCTAAGAGAATCTCCTATCTTTACATGCTCTATTTAACTATTATTGAAAAAGTTAGTCTTCTCTTTCAAAAAGTAAGTAATGATTGATCTTGTATGACATCGGTCCAGCACCCATTCCAGACGTCTGATAGGTATGTAGACGCCAGCCATTCTTTTGCCATTCCTCGATAGTTTTACCTATCATGTCGTGGTGTTTTACTTCCACACATGCATATTTTTTCAACTTAATTTCACTTACTCTATGATTATAAGTAAGTATTAGGTGTTACGGGAAAAATCATAATACGTCGATCCTTTATTGATAACGATCTGATTTATCTTAAAGAATCCTTCGTAACTAAATTTAGGAAGCCAGTCACTTTATATTGAATCTATCAAGAAAATAAATTGTGCCCTTGGATAAATACTGGGAAAAAAGAAACTTCAAAAGAACTAGTGAACCTCGTGGAGAAGTCTATGAAGATGAAGGAAATATTTACGTAGTTCAGAAACATAACTCAAGTCATCTTCACTATGATCTAAGGTTAGAAAAAGAAGGGGTTCTTAAGAGTTGGGCAGTCCCAAAGGAACCTCCCATAAAGAAAGGTATTAAGAAGTTGGCTATAGAAACCGAAGATCACCCAATTGAGTACGCAAATTTTCAGGGGGCGATCCCTGAAGGAGAGTATGGTGCTGGAACTGTTGAAATCTGGGACAAAGGAACTTATAAGACTGAGAAGTGGAATGAAGATAAAAAAGTAATGATAATAAACGGCGATAAACTGAGAGGAAGATACTGCCTAATTAAGTTTAGAAAACAAGAAAACGCCTGGTTGTTCTTCAAATGTTAACTAACCGATATTAAAGTATCATTTTGACATAAAAATACCATACAAAAGGTTTATATAAACCTATTATATACCATATTAATGGTTATAATATGCCAAGAGGGGAGGAGAAAAAAATTGGAATTAAAACTCTTCTACGGATCCCTTTATTCGTGATTTTACAAGCTGTAATTTTATTTGTCTCAGCAGGTCGTATTGATATACCTCGAGCATGGATTTTTATTGGCATAATTTCTCTACAATATTCGATAAGTTTTCTGATTTTATACAAATTTAACCCCGAGCTTATAATTCAAAGAGCGCGTGGGATAAGGCAAGATACCAAATCATGGGACAAAGTCTTGATGCCACTAGGTGTTATAATGTCATATGTTGTGCTTGTTGTAATCGGGTTGGATATAGGCAGATTTGGGTGGTCTGGTCTCAGCATTGATTTCGCTTTCTTAGGTCTTATGTTATTCGCTATCAACACTATTCTTGGAACTTGGGCGGTTATAACGAACCCACATTTTGAACCGACGGTTCGAATCCAGAAAGATAGAAACCATCAAGTGATAACAACTGGACCCTATAAAATTGTAAGACACCCAGGTTATCTTGCAGCAATACTGGCCCCCATATCATTTTGCTTTATCATAGGATCCCTTTATGGGTTAATTCCAACAGGAATGATAATTCCATTGTTGATAATCCGTACATCGCTAGAGGATAAAACCCTTCGAAACGAACTGAAGGGGTATCCCGAATATGCTCAAAGGGTCAAATATAGACTTCTTCCTGGAATTTGGTAAAGTCCTATGATGGAGAATGAAAATGCATAATAAAAAACAAGTATCGCTGGGAGAACTAGGCCCTTCCTACTTCGATTTGCAAGCTGATATCGGCTCCACAAAACACGCGGGTAGTATAAAGACCACGAGAGAGCTAATCGAATTATACAATTTAAATGAAGGCAAATACGTCTTGGATGTTGGTTGCGGCGTTGGAATGACCTCTTGCTATATTGCAAAAAATCATAGTTGTAGAGTGTTCGGAATAGACATCTCTGGAAGGATGATTGATAGATCAAACGAAAGGGCGAAAAGAGAGAGTGTAAAGGATAGAGTTGAATTTAGGGTAGCAGATGCTCAAAACCTTCCTTTTGTTCATAACCTTTTCGACGCAGTCATTAGCGAGTCCGTAACCGCATTATTAGAAGATAAACAGAGAGCATTAAGCGAGTATGTGAGAGTCACAAAACCAAGCGGTTACGTCGGACTCAGTGAAATGACTTGGATGAAGACACCTCCAAAAGAATTAGTTGAATATTATTATCGCTCTACTGGCATTAAACCTGAAACTTTCGATAATTGGAAAAAATTAATAAAAAATTCAAGATTAAAAGATATAATTTTATGAACCTACAGAATGAATGCTGTAAGCGATTTCATTGATATAATTAAGCAATTAGGTTTTAAAGATTTTTCAACAGCTCTTCATAGATTCTTATTCTTATATATCGCAAGTCCAGCTTACAGGAGATATATAAATTCCCAGTTCAACATCTATAAAGAAACTGGACCTCCTCCTAAGAAGATATTAGAATACTTAGGGTATGGAATATTCGTTGGAAAGAAGTAAGCTAATGAGTTTTTTGGATAAAATTTAGATAAAAAACATTATTAAAGTTTAAATAAACCCATTATGTGCCATTATTTTGGTGATACTATGCCAAGAACTAGTATGAAAATCTTAAAAGCAGATAATGAGACAATAATTCTCGAGGCACCCATTGGAGTGGACTATCGCTTCTCAATACCTATGTCAATAAGAAGCCTTATAGACCCTAAAGAAGTAGTTCGAATAACCATTGAAAAAGTGAAAATGTTATAACCATTGAAAAAACACTTCCTCCTAATAGAGACTTCAGAGGAAGTGTTTGAGATATGCCTATTTCAACATCTATATGGTAATAAGATTATTCTATGAGGTGTAAGCACTATAACTTTACTTAATGGAAAAGATACAGCATGGTGTCATTTCTTTTACCTTTCCGTTTGAATAAGAAGACCACGATCGTGACACAGACAACGGTCGTAACGAGAGCAATAAAAATAATCAATGTAAATGAATTTGATAACGAACTTGGTTTATAAGAAGGAATAGTTAAATACGCTGTGTATGTGGGATCATGCTCTATTCTATAGCCACTGTAAGTTAGATATGATATTAAATAAAAGTAGTCTGCGTAACTCCAATCTAAAAGATGGTCCTTAGCTTGCTGGTATAGCTCTGGATCCATATGTGCCACAACTAACGGAATGTGACGCATTAAAGAAGTGTGGATTGAGAATATACCGTTGTTAGCAAAACCAGCAATTTTACATGTTCTAACTACCGTCTCATGTTCATCACCAATCGACTCTGTTTGATCTTCAGTGTAATTATACAAATTATAAGTTTGTTTTGTGTCAAAGTAAGCTTCAAATATCTTTTCACCATCGTCGGTAATCGTAGAAATGCTGGAATCGCCTACTTCAACTTCTTCATCCGTCACATCCGAGCCCTGAGAACTGGAGTAGACCGTGTGATCAAGTACTACTGTACTCTGAAACTGTACGATGCTCATCTTGATACCTTCTTCCTGCAGAAACTCATAAATTGTTTCATCTGATTCTTTAACACCATTCAACTTGTAACATCCAGTGCTATTATAATGAACAGCAAATAATTGTGGAAGAAGCCATCCGAATACCGTAGGAAAAATCCAGAGGTCAGTCATTTTTCCAATGATGTAATTTGCTGTCAAAGTTGCAGTGCTACTGTCTGGATCTATCGTTAAATCGTATGTAAAAGTAAGTTCATCATACCTTGTTATAGCAATGGGCAATAATTCTGTATGAGGATTTGATGGATCGATGTAAGTTCTCCACCAGATCGCCGTCAAATTTAAGTACTGCATACCCCAACTCCAGTTTAACTTATCTGGTGATGATTCTAATTCAATAATTTTCGTTACAGTAGAGAGTGATGGAGGAGCTGAACTTTCAAAATGATCAACAAGATTTATACCTAAATTAAAAGACGAATATAATGTGTCGTTCATATCCGGTGAATCGTCGTATATCGAATTATCATCTTCACTAAAAGTCATTAGCATTATGAATGACCCCGCAGTGACTACATCTTCACTATTGTCTTTAGACTTGTAATGCATCATCCACGTCTGAATAGGGATCGTTAATGCATCTTCCCACTCTGTTGTAATAGTAATATTAGAGAGGCCACCATACATCATCTGCAATCCACTTATGTTTACATAAGTTAGATATAGAAAAGCTTGCCAGTTAGGAGGTGGTGCAGTCATTCCATGTAAATAAG
It encodes the following:
- a CDS encoding DUF169 domain-containing protein, which codes for MNIDDLSQALNLEEPIISVYEFSSYEEFKPIVKPKSNECIWASYKDWKKGKTLVLSKKIYGCRGGARFLLGVEMKDFDLKNFLYKEEGLKSSLEITEEWIKNMQRYCPKKDYVMIGPFKEKHLEKAISITFLVNPDQLSALIHGTLYFSPEMIPDLIKTTVSAGCGLLVSFTTYDKPQALIGAVDMAMRHYIPPCLLAFTVNKPMLERLLRLDEKSFLFKPFWKRLVKAREKTQS
- a CDS encoding helix-turn-helix domain-containing protein; this translates as MGSNDLFDGVSHPLRIDILKALAKKPMRFADLKRTFNIDSSGQLDFHLKKLDTLITTNGEGRYALTEKGFAALQAVDTVSKYGWQKRSFFINLAACISLNAYPLYTYFFVEQNATLLSAYLLLVLPGTIAWMAFYSYWTFVKRRVRLRRIPNTIQE
- a CDS encoding isoprenylcysteine carboxylmethyltransferase family protein, which translates into the protein MPRGEEKKIGIKTLLRIPLFVILQAVILFVSAGRIDIPRAWIFIGIISLQYSISFLILYKFNPELIIQRARGIRQDTKSWDKVLMPLGVIMSYVVLVVIGLDIGRFGWSGLSIDFAFLGLMLFAINTILGTWAVITNPHFEPTVRIQKDRNHQVITTGPYKIVRHPGYLAAILAPISFCFIIGSLYGLIPTGMIIPLLIIRTSLEDKTLRNELKGYPEYAQRVKYRLLPGIW
- a CDS encoding class I SAM-dependent methyltransferase gives rise to the protein MHNKKQVSLGELGPSYFDLQADIGSTKHAGSIKTTRELIELYNLNEGKYVLDVGCGVGMTSCYIAKNHSCRVFGIDISGRMIDRSNERAKRESVKDRVEFRVADAQNLPFVHNLFDAVISESVTALLEDKQRALSEYVRVTKPSGYVGLSEMTWMKTPPKELVEYYYRSTGIKPETFDNWKKLIKNSRLKDIIL